The region GACGCGATGGCTGACATGTCGGATGACGGAGAGGTCGTGCGAGATGAAGAGGTAGGCAATCCCGTAATCCTCTTTCAGCTTTTGCAGAAGATTGAGCACCTGCGCCTGCACAGATACGTCAAGCGCCGAGACCGGCTCGTCCGCGACAATGAAATTCGGGTTCAGTGCGATGGCGCGGGCGATCCCTATCCTCTGCCTCTGCCCCCCGCTGAATTCGTGCGGATACCTCCGGGAATGCTCAGGCCTTAACCCCACCTGGGCGAGGAGCGATGCCACTCTCTCATCGAGTTCGCTCCCGGAAGCCAGTTTATGTATTTCAAGCGGTTCAGCGACTATCTTCCCGACTGTCATGCGAGGATTCAGCGATGCATATGGATCCTGAAAAATTATCTGCATGCGCCGTCTTGTTCCGCGCAGCTCTTCGCGCTTCATTGAAAGGATATCCTTCCCTTCAAACCGCACTTCGCCGGATGTTGGCTCTATCAGGCGGAGAACGGAACGCCCGAGCGTTGTCTTGCCGCACCCGCTTTCCCCAACAAGGCCAAGCGTCTCGCCGGGATATACTTTGAAGGATACATCGTCGACAGCCTTTACGTTTCCGGTCCGGCGCGCGAGGATCCCCCCATGGATGGGGAACCATGTCCGCAGATTTTTCGCTTCAAGTAACGCTCCATTATTCACGCGCATCATTATATAACGGGAACGCCCCGATTCGGTTTTCCCGCCATTTTTTTATTCCCTGCCGGTTATGCATTAGGCATGAATTCCTCATATAATACCCTGAGAGGAGCAGTTTCCCCGGGGGGAGTTAACGCCGAATAATTTGGGAAGAAGATATGACCGTTGAGATACCGGAAACTATCGGCCGCTACCAGATAAAGAAGAAGGTCGGCCAGGGAGCCATGGGTGTCGTCTATCTCGGATATGACGAGATGATAGACCGCAAAGTCGCCGTAAAATACCTGCGCCTGGAGAAGATCAAAAATGACTCTGAAAGGAGCAAGATCGTCGATCTTTTCTTCAAGGAAGCGAAGATAATCGGTAAGCTGAACCATAACCACATTACCTCCATATACGACATAGGTATCCATGACGATTACCCCTTCCTTGTGATGGAATTCGTAAGTGGCAGGACCATA is a window of Nitrospinota bacterium DNA encoding:
- a CDS encoding dipeptide ABC transporter ATP-binding protein, yielding MMRVNNGALLEAKNLRTWFPIHGGILARRTGNVKAVDDVSFKVYPGETLGLVGESGCGKTTLGRSVLRLIEPTSGEVRFEGKDILSMKREELRGTRRRMQIIFQDPYASLNPRMTVGKIVAEPLEIHKLASGSELDERVASLLAQVGLRPEHSRRYPHEFSGGQRQRIGIARAIALNPNFIVADEPVSALDVSVQAQVLNLLQKLKEDYGIAYLFISHDLSVIRHVSHRVAVMYLGQIVEEGTREELFANPVHPYTEALLSSVPVPDPKRKTGKIVIGGDIPSPANPPSGCYFHTRCPVKVEACRDIRQSLKGVASSSSGSHRAACMVRVP